Proteins found in one Plasmodium gaboni strain SY75 chromosome 13, whole genome shotgun sequence genomic segment:
- a CDS encoding hypothetical protein (conserved Plasmodium protein, unknown function), whose product MNEKKKKLLHFVKNINDVGRRKFIKKNLLLLGYENINKYSFNENDKIFTHHSFLELEKLCKNKYVKSILYQKASCVLLKDLNKSCNILDEKWNENFLNCVKKSLFYNPLNIMTLFNLIYYYNIKMDIKNSLFYSYVLHIILMKIWKKGFYRTNIASQEKKKKNIYIYILYIYRKKNKVDTKKDLNTYNKIHINKNTIKYILFSLYNNKYRRESLKDYYKINLIKSIRNKWETIPYTNDKLVLILLLENLQFLYSNNYKLVSIQKVIYYTNLTLNILKLNKIYNYIKGNYLFLSTNMYLIKAHCIVILNCIDKIKKNTKEIKIESSNQEKELQSNHINEYLSFKEHTYNKNNYILNYNDSLSDRNLKKNIYNMVELNHKEIEQMLHELFRNNIKSQNEEITTKLKQNINDKTYINEKNIQNIFNLIDINNIEYYEKKILSFLINEKDINKQVCKMNDYFIHPYVNIKNTLSILNECIQCCLNNRKYKFLSQFLIWRARIFFHLGRFHKYVVSDCCKASLFNIYASANLSDDTNKKEKYIYSNNKKNNNNNDDNNNDNNNNNNNNNNNNNNNNNNNLYNFFYDQDIYSCYNLMISSLKKMNKLHTFDLYIAYMVNKNTDKLKNLSIQTNNYSQQQTKKDTFINKRKHQYAWSRSYEDQTVLNFIKQNKKKIPFIL is encoded by the coding sequence atgaatgaaaagaaaaaaaagcTTCTACACTTTGTTAAGAATATTAATGATGTCGGTAGaagaaaatttataaaaaagaacTTGTTATTATTGGgttatgaaaatataaataaatattcatttaatgaaaatgataaaatattcacACATCATTCCTTTTTAGaattagaaaaattatgtaaaaataaatatgtaaaatcAATTTTATACCAAAAAGCTAGTTGTGTTTTACTTAAGGACCTGAACAAGTCATGTAATATTTTGGATGAGAAATGgaatgaaaattttttgaattGTGTAAAAAAATCGTTATTTTATAATcctttaaatataatgactttatttaatttaatatattattataacattaAGATGGATATAAAGAATAGCTTATTCTATTCATATGTATTACATATTATACTAATgaaaatatggaaaaaagGTTTTTATAGGACAAATATAGCTAGccaagaaaaaaaaaaaaaaaatatatatatatatatattatatatatatagaaaaaaaaacaaagttgatacaaaaaaagatttgaatacatataataaaatacatataaataaaaataccataaaatatatacttttttcattatataataataagtaTAGAAGAGAATCTTTAAAAGattattacaaaataaatttaataaaaagtatACGAAATAAATGGGAAACAATTCCATATACAAATGATAAATTGGTACTAATCTTATTGTTGGAGAATttacaatttttatattcaaataattataaattgGTTTCTATACAAAAggttatatattatactaACCTCacattaaatatattaaaattaaataaaatatataattatataaaaggaaattatttatttttaagtACAAATATGTACCTTATAAAAGCACACTGTATTGTTATCCTAAATTGTATtgataaaattaaaaaaaatacaaaagaaattaaaattGAATCTTCAAACCAAGAAAAGGAATTACAAAGtaatcatataaatgaatatttatcCTTCAAAgaacatacatataataaaaataattatatattaaattacAATGATAGTTTAAGTGATCGTaatcttaaaaaaaatatttataatatggTTGAATTAAATCATAAAGAAATAGAACAAATGCTACATGAACTCTTCAggaataatataaaatcaCAAAATGAAGAGATAACaacaaaattaaaacaaaatataaatgataaaacatatatcaatgaaaagaatatacaaaatatttttaatcttatagatataaataatattgagtattatgaaaaaaaaattttatcttttttaataaatgaaaaagatataaataaacaagTGTGTAAAATGAATGATTATTTTATACACCcatatgttaatataaaaaatacttTAAGCATTTTAAATGAATGTATACAATGTTGTTTAAATAATCGCAAgtataaatttttatctcaatttttaatatgGAGGGCTcgtatattttttcatttagGGCGATTTCATAAGTATGTTGTATCTGATTGTTGTAAGGCTTCTctatttaatatatacgCAAGTGCAAATTTAAGTGAtgatacaaataaaaaagaaaaatatatatatagcaacaacaaaaaaaataataataataatgatgataataataatgataataataataataataataataataataataataataataataataataataataatcttTATAACTTCTTTTATGATCAGGATATCTACTCCTGTTATAATTTAATGATTAGctctttaaaaaaaatgaacaaacTACATACTTTCGATTTGTACATAGCTTATATGGTCAATAAGAATACagataaattaaaaaacCTATCAATTcaaacaaataattattctcaacaacaaacaaaaaaagatacttttataaataaaagaaaacatCAATATGCATGGTCTCGATCTTATGAAGATCAAACtgttttaaattttattaaacaaaataaaaagaaaataccttttattctttaa
- a CDS encoding putative thioredoxin (transcript variant 1; alternatively spliced) — MPVSHHEGCGCKNSDEVLKGGEFLLKYINIDKVTALNEKTHGSCRKILKSYDNRLSPDNCESDVDHELIINIPFNSPCKISSLFLIGGEEGTYPRKIKIFSNREDIDFGNINDFKCVQELELSQDFHGSIEYPLKVTSLFNVSYLTLYFYENYGADTTKIFYIGLKGVGTNYTRKAVETVYEASPNLSDHKIEGSSKAAHFRFDAF; from the exons atgCCAGTATCACATCATGAAGGTTGTGGCTGTAAAAACTCTGATGAGGTTTTAAAGGGGGGAGagtttttattaaaatatataaatatagataaagTTACAGCACTAAATGAAAAG ACACATGGGTCATGTAGAAAAATTCTTAAATCTTATGATAACAGATTGTCTCCTGATAACTGTGAAAGTGATGTAGATCACGAATTG ATAATCAATATTCCTTTTAATAGTCCTTGCAAA ATTTCTAGCTTATTTCTTATTGGTGGAGAAGAAGGCACGTATCcaagaaaaataaaaattttttcaaataGAGAAGATATTGACTTTGGAAA CATTAATGATTTTAAATGTGTACAAGAATTAGAACTTTCACAAGATTTCCATGGATCAATTGAATACCCATTAAAA gTAACATCTTTATTTAATGTAAGTTATTTGAcgttatatttttatgaaaattatGGAGCAGACACAActaaaatattttatatag gGCTTAAAGGTGTAGGAACCAATTATACAAGAAAGGCAGTGGAAACG GTTTATGAAGCATCACCTAATTTATCGGATCACAAAATTGAGGGCAGTTCTAAAGCTGCTCATTTTCGTTTTGATGCTTTTTga
- a CDS encoding putative thioredoxin (transcript variant 2; alternatively spliced), which produces MPVSHHEGCGCKNSDEVLKGGEFLLKYINIDKVTALNEKTHGSCRKILKSYDNRLSPDNCESDVDHELISSLFLIGGEEGTYPRKIKIFSNREDIDFGNINDFKCVQELELSQDFHGSIEYPLKVTSLFNVSYLTLYFYENYGADTTKIFYIGLKGVGTNYTRKAVETVYEASPNLSDHKIEGSSKAAHFRFDAF; this is translated from the exons atgCCAGTATCACATCATGAAGGTTGTGGCTGTAAAAACTCTGATGAGGTTTTAAAGGGGGGAGagtttttattaaaatatataaatatagataaagTTACAGCACTAAATGAAAAG ACACATGGGTCATGTAGAAAAATTCTTAAATCTTATGATAACAGATTGTCTCCTGATAACTGTGAAAGTGATGTAGATCACGAATTG ATTTCTAGCTTATTTCTTATTGGTGGAGAAGAAGGCACGTATCcaagaaaaataaaaattttttcaaataGAGAAGATATTGACTTTGGAAA CATTAATGATTTTAAATGTGTACAAGAATTAGAACTTTCACAAGATTTCCATGGATCAATTGAATACCCATTAAAA gTAACATCTTTATTTAATGTAAGTTATTTGAcgttatatttttatgaaaattatGGAGCAGACACAActaaaatattttatatag gGCTTAAAGGTGTAGGAACCAATTATACAAGAAAGGCAGTGGAAACG GTTTATGAAGCATCACCTAATTTATCGGATCACAAAATTGAGGGCAGTTCTAAAGCTGCTCATTTTCGTTTTGATGCTTTTTga
- a CDS encoding hypothetical protein (conserved Plasmodium protein, unknown function), producing FFVIDLCINKNIFLSNKNNLFINNIEEFERGKRKKKLCVNFIRTNNKNYYKKNWGNNLYNKKHIVLKAKKFDQKELKRRKNYQYAMKHMYDNNGRRIKDINKEKKSLKKKKLFDYE from the coding sequence TTTTTTGTTATAGatttatgtataaataaaaacatatttttatcaaataagaataacttgttcattaataatattgaagAATTCGAAAGAggaaaaaggaaaaaaaaattgtgtgttaattttataagaacgaataataaaaattattataaaaaaaattggggaaataatttatataataagaaacATATTGTATTGAAAGCTAAAAAATTTGATCAAAAAGAATTgaaaagaagaaaaaattatcagTATGCTATGAAACATATGTATGATAATAATGGAAGAAgaataaaagatataaataaagaaaaaaaatctttaaaaaaaaaaaaactattTGATTACGAAG
- a CDS encoding hypothetical protein (conserved Plasmodium protein, unknown function): MNIHLINIIFLFLFLGVHIINLYEGKNISDGHKIWNNHYSYDIINKQNKYKYIYRNNRRPKFLNIQSNYFLSPEKNNVTQFSRREKKKCYSLIKFKTLKRLINKWLLLNNEENIIHPLKNCRWKITVYNFFLQKKGSFYVHLYEDGRVKTSDNLEGTWYFNNYYLTWVIEYEDRRVFYTAELFWNQEKSKMIKGIIYQEKKKNNSFIPSYMFRKILGSFSGRIENE, from the exons atgaatatccatttaattaatataatatttctttttctattCTTGGGTgtacatattataaatttatatgaagggaaaaatataagtgATGGTCATAAAATATGGAATAATcattattcatatgatattataaataaacagaataaatataaatatatttatcgTAATAATAGAAGACctaaatttttaaatattcaaagtaattattttttatcacctgaaaaaaataatgttaCACAATTTAGTAGAcgagaaaaaaaaaaatgttattctcttataaaatttaaaacaTTGAAGAGATTAATAAATAAGTGGCTTCTACTTAATAATGaggaaaatataatacatcCATTAAAAAATTGTCGATGGAAAATAACagtatataatttcttcttacaaaaaaaaggtTCTTTTTATGTTCATTTATATGAAGACGGAAGGGTCAAGACAAGTGACAATTTAGAAGGCACGTGGTATTTcaataattattatcttaCATGGGTCATTGAATATGAAGACAGGAGGGTGTTCTACACAGCAGAG CTCTTCTGGAATCAAGAAAAAAGCAAAATGATCAAAGGTATTATTTACCAagagaagaaaaaaaataattcttttattcCTTCATATATGTTCAGAAAAATTCTTGGTTCCTTTTCAGGAAGAATagaaaatgaataa
- a CDS encoding putative DnaJ protein encodes MFLIKKRFLSFYNIISTSPILNKKFVYVKNNYIFQKRHFSNKNFYDILNIKKDSNKNEIKQAYRKLALKYHPDRNPNNRKESEQKFREITEAYETLSDDNKKQMYDNQLNSGFYSNNFNNNYYNTTSNNNHMNYNYQSRRMTDEEIENVFKNVFGNMNLNDIFKSNIFNENSFSSRTMGSDIFSNFGSASYGTPRNENIKQTNIKTEIIPRGNKIIEKTTKIITYKDGNVKQEIIEREISNNSKEFEDFVDFDFLYKNNNLYNYMNSQNSINKQSFNRFINNYKQNRLVRNVLNYCYGILSLATRRILVNLVIHVIRKLIQTIIFMLRKK; translated from the exons ATGTTTTTAATTAAGAAAAGATTTCTGagtttttataatataatttcaACATCACCTATTTTAAATAAGAAATTTGTATATGTAAAGAATAACTATATATTCCAGAAAAg ACATTTTTCcaataaaaatttttatgacatactgaatataaaaaaggacagtaacaaaaatgaaataaaacAAGCTTATAGAAAACTTGCATTAAAATATCATCCTGATAGAAACCCAAATAATAGAAAAGAATCCGAACAGAAATTCAGAGAAATTACTGAAGCTTATGAAACCTTAAGTGATGACAATAAAAAGCAAATGTATGATAATCAATTAAATAGTGGATTTTATTCAAacaattttaataataattactATAATACTAcaagtaataataatcatatgaattataattatcaatCCAGAAGAATGACAGATGAAGAAATTGaaaatgtttttaaaaatgtatttGGAAATATGAACTTAAATGATATTTTCAAGTCCAATATTTTTAACGAG aATAGCTTTAGTAGTAGAACCATGGGAAGCGACATATTCAGTAATTTCGGTTCTg cTTCTTATGGAACCCCAAGAAATGAAAACATAAAAc AGACGAATATAAAAACAGAAATTATACCTAGGGGAAATAAAATTATCGAGAAGACAACTAAAATTATTACTTATAAAGATGGAAATGTAAAACAAGAAATAATAGAAAGGGAAATaagtaataatagtaaAG AATTTGAAGACTTTGTTGattttgattttttatataaaaataataatcttTATAATTACATGAACAGTCAGAAtagtataaataaacaatCCTTTAATAGGTTCATAAACaattataaacaaaatCGACTGGTAAGAAATGTCTTAAATTATTGTTACGGTATTCTTTCCTTAGCAACCAGAAGAATACTTGTGAATTTAGTTATACATGTAATTCGTAAGTTGATACAAACtatcatttttatgttaCGAAAAAAATGA
- a CDS encoding putative ER lumen protein retaining receptor 1 (transcript variant 1; alternatively spliced) has protein sequence MKGVNDFFRKVNDAEKMKRYLSDHSSSIKIYCFFLLLVFIFYHLFSDGDFSFLLTLSSVISMFSFLMVFLKIEMNKSCAGVSLKMMECYVVLNASRLISIVPFEGYLPYDKSGDWLYQLVEAVSLFINCCIVYLCRYKYKNTYDSTNDIFNNLFLIIPAFIIAIFVHPSLNSFLPADVAWSFALYLESVCVLPQLSMFQKEGKVAAFTTHFLASQAFSKVLSFLFWIVSHKELNSSDNIIKSYVGFWVVIMQIVQLVLMGDFIYHYIRCLSKGVSFDNLLNENV, from the exons atgaagGGGGTTAATGATTTTTTTAGAAAAGTGAACGATGcagaaaaaatgaagagATACCTGTCAGACCATAGCTCCTcgataaaaatatattgtttctttttattattagtttttatattttatcatttattttcaGATGGAGATTTTTCGTTTTTATTAACTCTATCATCAGTAATTAGTATGTTTTCGTTTCTTATGgtctttttaaaaatagaaaTGAACAAATCATGTGCAGGTGtttctttaaaaatgaTGGAATGTTATGTAGTTTTAAATGCATCAAGATTAATATCCATCGTACCATTTGAAGGATATTTACCATATGATAAAAGTGGAGATTGGTTATATCAATTAGTTGAAGCAGTTTCACTATTTATTAATTGTTGTATTGTATACTTGTGtagatataaatacaaaaatacATATGATAGTACCAATGATATTTTCAACAacttatttttaattatacCAGCTTTTATTATTGCAATTTTTGTGCATCCATCATTGAATTCCTTTCTTCCAGCTGAT GTTGCTTGGTCATTTGCATTATATTTGGAGTCAGTTTGTGTATTACCACAATTATCCATGTTTCAAAAAgaa GGAAAAGTAGCTGCATTTACTACTCACTTTTTGGCATCTCAGGCATTTTCAAAA GTTTTATCTTTCTTGTTTTGGATAGTGTCACACAAAGAATTGAACTCCTCAGATAATATT aTTAAATCATATGTTGGTTTTTGGGTTGTCATTATGCAAATCGTTCAACTTGTTTTAATGGGAGattttatttatcattatataagATGTTTAAGTAAGGGTGTATCTtttgataatttattaaatgaaaatgtaTAA
- a CDS encoding putative ER lumen protein retaining receptor 1 (transcript variant 2; alternatively spliced) → MKGVNDFFRKVNDAEKMKRYLSDHSSSIKIYCFFLLLVFIFYHLFSDGDFSFLLTLSSVISMFSFLMVFLKIEMNKSCAGVSLKMMECYVVLNASRLISIVPFEGYLPYDKSGDWLYQLVEAVSLFINCCIVYLCRYKYKNTYDSTNDIFNNLFLIIPAFIIAIFVHPSLNSFLPADVAWSFALYLESVCVLPQLSMFQKEGKVAAFTTHFLASQAFSKCHTKN, encoded by the exons atgaagGGGGTTAATGATTTTTTTAGAAAAGTGAACGATGcagaaaaaatgaagagATACCTGTCAGACCATAGCTCCTcgataaaaatatattgtttctttttattattagtttttatattttatcatttattttcaGATGGAGATTTTTCGTTTTTATTAACTCTATCATCAGTAATTAGTATGTTTTCGTTTCTTATGgtctttttaaaaatagaaaTGAACAAATCATGTGCAGGTGtttctttaaaaatgaTGGAATGTTATGTAGTTTTAAATGCATCAAGATTAATATCCATCGTACCATTTGAAGGATATTTACCATATGATAAAAGTGGAGATTGGTTATATCAATTAGTTGAAGCAGTTTCACTATTTATTAATTGTTGTATTGTATACTTGTGtagatataaatacaaaaatacATATGATAGTACCAATGATATTTTCAACAacttatttttaattatacCAGCTTTTATTATTGCAATTTTTGTGCATCCATCATTGAATTCCTTTCTTCCAGCTGAT GTTGCTTGGTCATTTGCATTATATTTGGAGTCAGTTTGTGTATTACCACAATTATCCATGTTTCAAAAAgaa GGAAAAGTAGCTGCATTTACTACTCACTTTTTGGCATCTCAGGCATTTTCAAAA TGTCACACAAAGAATTGA
- a CDS encoding hypothetical protein (conserved Plasmodium protein, unknown function): MEGDKATSNEKSEDIKKYINEKDELINFDEHNLNNKNENNTNNKPSEETVEKNCCHINNRQCYHIENNQCCAEKILHNYEQNEKDLNKSEEKNKSQEIFNKDNDSEDEELIDMWINLNYTSVDNINICEKVDDLNINEKEKENDKSKMERLRKRQIIENDQKKENDEIETNEEVDIKEDDSNYSSVEDIIISNKDEGNVSSDCTQKGLDVSCKDDKKSIKNNNKKKKKKKNKKEKKKKDMKSLLCLNSLDKSFIQVPLNCILNTFRNIQKEIEKNFMIITLFIEKKLKNLGDDVCIEKLNTMLEKLQVLKRKVNESKMLLNKYIRRLVNRLKYIYFEGDIQVQNLKYDFRFQNYEKRINWLINEYLCTYGYFDTVSIFCKRYNLEDYSDKDVYKEYIYIINELIKHNTQPALDFCQKYKSQLKKIDSNMESELHLQYVIQLIFENKYLEAIEYIKKTVSQPHGCIESDLKYIITHIALYSNNNNNNNNNNKMKKLKKFNDNRWKKIINLFKRVYSDISGLSTNPLLELLLKAGISVIKTDHCGKKTSTKCPTCIKELKNTINKLPNIQKTKSFLVCPYTNEVMDENNPPFTTPTGYVFSEKAISLFLKSDEIFECPITNEKYRMDEFSRLFI; this comes from the coding sequence atggAAGGGGATAAGGCAACTTCTAATGAAAAGAGTGAGgatatcaaaaaatatattaatgaaaaagatGAACTTATTAATTTTGATGAACacaatttaaataataaaaatgaaaacaatacaaataataaaccAAGTGAAGAAACTgtagaaaaaaattgttgtcatataaataacaGACAATGTTATcatattgaaaataatcAATGTTGTGCAGAAAAAATTCTTCATAATtatgaacaaaatgaaaaagacCTGAACAAGTcagaagaaaaaaacaagAGTCAGgaaatttttaataagGATAATGATAGTGAAGATGAAGAATTGATAGATATGTGGATAAACTTAAATTATACATCAgtagataatataaatatatgtgaaaAGGTAGAtgatttaaatataaatgaaaaagagaaagaaaatgataagTCAAAAATGGAAAGATTACGAAAGAGACAAATAATTGAAAATGATCAGAAAAAAGAGAATGATGAGATTGAAACAAATGAAGAGGTTgatataaaagaagatGATAGTAATTATTCAAGTGTTGaagatattataataaGTAATAAAGATGAAGGAAATGTTTCAAGTGATTGCACACAAAAAGGTTTGGATGTATCTTGTAAGGATGATAAAAAGAGtataaagaataataacaaaaaaaaaaaaaagaaaaaaaataaaaaagaaaaaaaaaaaaaagatatgAAATCATTATTATGCTTAAATTCTTTAGATAAATCATTTATTCAAGTTCCTCTTAATTGTATATTAAATACATTTCGAAATATTCAAAAAGAGATAGAAAAGaattttatgataattacattatttatagaaaagaaattaaaaaatttagGTGATGATGTGTGtatagaaaaattaaatacCATGTTAGAAAAATTACAAgtattaaaaagaaaagtaAATGAATCAAAAAtgttattaaataaatatattagaaGATTAGTAAATCgtttaaaatatatatattttgaagGAGATATACAAGTtcaaaatttaaaatatgatttTCGATTTCAGAATTATGAGAAAAGAATTAATTGGCTAATCaatgaatatttatgtaCATATGGTTATTTTGATACTGTATCTATATTTTGTAAACGATATAATTTAGAAGATTATTCAGATAAAGATgtatataaagaatatatatatataattaatgaactaataaaacataataCACAACCAGCATTAGATTTTTgtcaaaaatataaatcacaattaaaaaaaattgattCAAATATGGAATCTGAATTACATTTACAATATGTTATTCAATTAATATTTGAAAACAAATATTTAGAAGCAATcgaatatattaaaaaaacagTTTCACAACCACATGGATGTATAGAATCAgatttgaaatatataattacacATATAGCACTTTATAGtaacaacaacaacaataataataataataataaaatgaaaaaattaaaaaaatttaatgataatagatggaaaaaaattatcaacTTATTCAAAAGAGTATATTCAGATATATCTGGTCTTTCTACAAATCCTTTACTTGAGCTTTTATTAAAAGCAGGAATATCTGTAATTAAAACAGATCATTGTGGAAAAAAAACGTCTACAAAATGTCCTACATGCATAAAGgaattaaaaaatacaattaATAAATTGCCAAACATACAAAAAACAAAAAGTTTCTTAGTATGTCCATATACAAATGAAGTAATGGATGAAAACAACCCTCCTTTTACAACCCCAACTGGA